One window of Mesoplasma syrphidae genomic DNA carries:
- the thrS gene encoding threonine--tRNA ligase: MKIKLLDGSFKEFDQALSVKEIASSIAISLGKSTVGAKVNGVFVSADFVVDKDVNLELVTTRSEYFDDYMNMTSALITGIAIAKLYKANLAETYYNADEKEFAITFEVEPRIGLEQLESIQAEVNNILKLETIKSSKMTMAQAEKEFAHNPYQLHLAQQANETFGYVPVYTLCDIKAVVIGGIITDIKVMKVIDIQQLTGSYWLNDSENVMLQRVHGMCGINQISLDEKKAMIEERRSRDHRLINKQLNIFGFDNLVGPGLPLWMPNGTIIKDEIKTYLKLKEWEYDYVHVTTPVIGSVDLYRTSGHWDHYGEDMFQPFSGGNGSEEQFVLRPMNCPHHIAVYKQEQHSYRELPIRIAEHAIQHRYESSGSLTGLERVRGMELTDSHIFVRPDQLATEFKQIYKLISEVLTTFNIEIDYLSFSLRDPQDKNKYFQDDKMWNDAEAALEAVLDELNLEYKKCVGEAAFYGPKLDIQIKTAQNHEITVSTIQLDFLLPRKFDVTYVDQNQEYQTPIMIHRGLIGTYERFIATLLEQTKGVLPLWLAPNQVEIIPIGNSENFDYAEQLRQIFKKEMIRSHIDLRDERLSYKIRDAQTHKVPFQLVIGNLETQNQTVTFRRYGSENQVTISQQQFIDIIKKEIASKQ; encoded by the coding sequence ATGAAAATCAAATTATTAGACGGTTCATTTAAAGAATTCGATCAAGCATTGTCAGTTAAGGAAATTGCTTCAAGTATTGCAATTTCATTGGGAAAATCTACAGTTGGTGCGAAAGTTAATGGTGTTTTTGTTTCAGCGGATTTTGTTGTAGATAAAGATGTAAATTTAGAATTAGTAACTACTCGTAGTGAGTATTTTGATGATTATATGAATATGACATCAGCATTGATTACTGGAATTGCAATTGCCAAATTATACAAAGCTAATTTAGCAGAAACATATTATAATGCTGATGAAAAGGAGTTTGCAATTACGTTTGAAGTTGAACCAAGAATTGGCTTGGAACAACTAGAATCAATTCAGGCAGAGGTCAATAATATTTTGAAACTTGAAACAATTAAGTCAAGTAAAATGACAATGGCTCAGGCTGAAAAGGAGTTTGCACATAACCCATACCAATTGCATTTGGCTCAACAAGCAAATGAAACTTTTGGTTACGTCCCAGTTTATACATTATGTGATATAAAAGCAGTTGTTATTGGTGGAATCATAACTGATATTAAGGTGATGAAAGTAATTGATATTCAACAATTGACTGGTTCATACTGATTAAATGATTCTGAAAATGTAATGCTACAAAGAGTTCACGGAATGTGTGGAATTAACCAAATTAGCTTAGATGAAAAAAAGGCCATGATTGAAGAGCGTCGAAGTCGAGACCACCGTTTAATTAATAAACAATTGAATATCTTTGGATTTGATAATTTAGTTGGCCCGGGTCTACCTTTATGAATGCCCAATGGAACAATTATAAAAGATGAAATTAAAACTTATTTGAAATTAAAAGAATGGGAATATGACTATGTTCATGTAACAACTCCGGTCATTGGATCTGTGGATTTGTATCGTACATCTGGACATTGAGATCATTATGGTGAAGATATGTTTCAACCATTTAGTGGTGGAAATGGGAGCGAAGAGCAATTTGTTCTTCGTCCAATGAATTGTCCTCATCATATTGCAGTTTACAAGCAAGAGCAACATTCATATCGCGAGTTGCCGATACGTATTGCTGAACATGCAATTCAGCACCGCTATGAATCATCAGGTTCATTAACAGGATTGGAACGTGTTCGCGGGATGGAGCTAACTGATTCACATATCTTTGTTCGCCCAGATCAATTGGCAACTGAATTTAAACAGATTTATAAATTAATTAGTGAAGTTTTAACGACATTTAATATTGAAATTGATTACTTAAGTTTTTCACTTCGTGACCCCCAAGATAAAAATAAATACTTTCAAGACGATAAGATGTGAAATGATGCTGAAGCCGCTTTGGAGGCTGTGTTGGATGAGTTAAATTTAGAGTACAAAAAATGTGTGGGAGAAGCGGCCTTTTATGGACCAAAATTAGATATCCAAATTAAGACAGCTCAGAATCATGAAATCACAGTATCAACAATACAATTAGACTTTTTGTTGCCTCGAAAATTTGATGTAACCTATGTTGACCAAAATCAAGAATATCAAACGCCAATTATGATTCACCGTGGTCTTATTGGAACCTATGAACGTTTCATCGCAACTTTGCTAGAACAAACTAAGGGAGTTTTACCTTTATGGCTAGCTCCAAATCAAGTTGAGATTATTCCAATTGGAAATTCTGAAAACTTTGACTATGCTGAGCAACTGCGTCAAATATTTAAAAAAGAAATGATCAGATCGCATATTGATCTGCGTGATGAACGTTTGAGCTACAAAATTCGTGATGCTCAGACTCACAAGGTTCCGTTTCAACTAGTGATCGGAAATCTTGAAACTCAAAATCAAACTGTAACTTTTAGACGTTATGGAAGTGAAAATCAAGTAACCATTTCGCAACAGCAATTTATTGATATAATTAAAAAAGAAATTGCTTCTAAGCAATAA
- the pyk gene encoding pyruvate kinase has protein sequence MNKKELAKRIKRTKIITTIGPATHEPEQIQELFENGMTTIRLNFSHGDHEEQGYRIKGAKAIRNKIGKPISILLDTKGPEIRVGKFKDGKQEVAAGQKITIFTDNESFANKECGQGEMTVAYDMSVDLKIEDQILIDDGKLELNVTAVKPGIVEAIAFNNHTVKTNKRVNLPGIDFSMAFLAEKDRTDILYGCEQGVDYIAASFVNTAANVQEIRDILIEGKQTDIQIISKIESQVGLDNIDEIIAASDGIMVARGDLGLEIPYYDVPYWEKIIIRKCREAGKVVIVATQMLETMTEHPSPTRAEVTDVYFATELGADATMLSGESAAGDYPFITTNVMATINKRAEVEFYNKGYYQVQLDNAHKTSSGPRADIAADLAERTRDGQYKFAIVLSRTGELLKVISKFRPNVAILGVSESERLWTAFGSWHSIFMNKTPDLVALETNDHDLSAIAKLWGAVNGEKVLVVRNADIREITVA, from the coding sequence ATGAATAAAAAAGAATTAGCTAAAAGAATTAAACGTACTAAAATTATTACAACGATTGGTCCAGCAACACACGAACCTGAACAAATTCAAGAATTGTTTGAAAATGGGATGACAACAATCCGTTTGAACTTTTCACATGGTGATCATGAAGAACAAGGTTATCGCATAAAAGGAGCCAAAGCAATTAGAAATAAAATTGGTAAACCAATTTCAATTTTATTAGATACTAAGGGTCCTGAAATTCGTGTCGGAAAGTTTAAAGATGGTAAACAAGAAGTTGCTGCAGGACAAAAAATCACTATTTTTACTGATAATGAATCTTTTGCAAATAAAGAATGTGGTCAGGGAGAAATGACTGTTGCTTATGACATGTCAGTTGATTTAAAAATTGAAGATCAAATTTTAATTGACGATGGTAAATTAGAATTAAATGTAACAGCAGTTAAACCAGGAATCGTTGAAGCGATTGCTTTCAACAATCATACAGTTAAAACAAATAAGCGTGTTAACTTACCAGGGATTGATTTTTCAATGGCCTTTTTAGCTGAAAAAGATCGTACAGATATCTTATATGGTTGTGAACAGGGAGTTGACTACATTGCAGCATCATTTGTTAACACAGCTGCAAACGTTCAAGAAATTAGAGATATTCTTATTGAGGGGAAACAAACTGATATTCAAATTATTTCAAAAATCGAGTCACAAGTTGGGCTAGATAATATTGATGAAATTATTGCTGCTTCTGATGGAATTATGGTTGCTCGTGGAGATTTAGGATTAGAGATTCCTTACTATGATGTACCATACTGAGAAAAAATAATTATTAGAAAATGTCGTGAAGCTGGGAAAGTAGTTATTGTTGCAACTCAAATGTTAGAAACAATGACAGAACACCCTTCACCAACTCGTGCTGAAGTAACTGACGTTTATTTTGCTACAGAATTGGGAGCAGATGCAACTATGTTATCAGGAGAATCAGCAGCTGGAGATTACCCATTCATTACTACAAATGTAATGGCAACAATTAACAAACGTGCTGAAGTTGAATTCTATAATAAAGGATACTACCAAGTTCAATTAGATAATGCTCACAAAACATCTTCAGGACCACGTGCTGATATTGCTGCGGACTTAGCTGAAAGAACAAGAGATGGGCAATATAAATTTGCAATCGTTTTATCAAGAACGGGAGAATTACTAAAAGTTATATCAAAATTCCGTCCTAATGTTGCTATTTTGGGAGTTTCTGAATCAGAAAGATTATGAACTGCATTTGGATCATGACATTCAATTTTCATGAATAAAACACCTGATTTAGTAGCTTTAGAAACAAATGATCATGATTTATCAGCAATTGCTAAATTATGAGGAGCTGTTAACGGTGAGAAAGTGTTAGTTGTAAGAAATGCTGACATCAGAGAAATTACTGTTGCGTAA
- the pfkA gene encoding 6-phosphofructokinase, producing the protein MIKKIGVLTSGGDAPGMNAAVAGVIRAANAKGIEVYGIRDGYKGLINGWFEKVDIDFAQEILTRGGTRLGSARLPEFKEESVRQIGVDNLKKAGIEALVVCGGDGSYMGAQRLTEMGINCVGLPGTIDNDIVSSDYTIGFDTALNTIIEAIDRIRDTMQSHNRAAVVEVMGNHCGDLALYAGTTTGCEVISTSESKLTEEEICEQVKVLAKKGKRSVIVLVTENLYDSNALAKKVEEKSGYVTRATILGHTQRGGIPTGMDRYLAVTSAIYAVDQLAAGKGGVYVGLDGNKLVARDINSTLNMPRKDKSQELSTIRLLNSQFKK; encoded by the coding sequence ATGATCAAAAAAATTGGTGTTTTAACTTCAGGTGGAGATGCACCAGGAATGAATGCTGCTGTAGCTGGAGTTATTAGAGCTGCTAATGCTAAAGGTATTGAAGTTTATGGAATTAGAGATGGCTATAAAGGCTTAATTAATGGTTGATTTGAAAAAGTTGACATTGACTTTGCACAAGAGATCTTAACTCGTGGAGGAACAAGATTAGGCTCAGCTAGATTACCAGAATTTAAAGAAGAGTCAGTTCGTCAAATTGGAGTTGATAATCTTAAAAAAGCTGGTATCGAGGCTCTAGTTGTTTGTGGTGGTGACGGAAGTTACATGGGAGCACAAAGATTAACTGAAATGGGCATTAACTGTGTTGGATTACCAGGAACAATCGATAATGATATTGTTTCATCAGACTATACAATTGGATTTGACACTGCTCTGAACACAATTATTGAAGCAATTGATCGTATTCGTGACACAATGCAGTCACATAATCGTGCAGCAGTTGTTGAAGTTATGGGAAATCACTGTGGAGACTTGGCCTTGTATGCTGGAACTACAACAGGGTGTGAAGTAATTTCAACTTCTGAATCAAAACTTACCGAAGAAGAAATTTGTGAGCAAGTTAAAGTTTTGGCTAAAAAAGGTAAGCGAAGTGTAATTGTTTTGGTTACTGAAAATTTATATGATTCAAATGCTTTAGCAAAAAAAGTTGAAGAAAAATCTGGCTATGTAACTAGAGCAACAATTTTAGGTCATACTCAACGTGGAGGAATTCCAACTGGTATGGATCGCTATTTAGCAGTTACATCAGCAATTTATGCAGTTGATCAGCTAGCAGCTGGCAAAGGTGGGGTTTATGTTGGATTAGATGGCAATAAACTTGTTGCTCGTGATATTAACTCGACATTGAACATGCCAAGAAAAGATAAGAGCCAAGAACTTTCAACAATACGCTTGTTAAACTCACAGTTTAAAAAATAA
- a CDS encoding nicotinamide mononucleotide transporter yields MTKQDLQKQKSKRLIKDLNYLGLGTCIKDLKQLPKFLKIFLIFGAFALTFLNFYSFQGLQIDANSLTDEQKVLLEDVIHNLGSHFTPLIKYSNAYVFGSVIGAPSQGLAIATAILYSMSGLAAFTGLLSVSMIVYGKMSQFLWGLINGFFYCMFALIAGFIGDFIMNVIFILGASLGWYLFNYKHKKQFTVRGRSPIYKITFVLVTIFAVALMSYLWSLAIPKIYEGTTGLNYDEQIGKTQLLFDSIGNGGNLVGYGFQLMNVSEQFWIWMFLNVWKVIQYTPVSSSEWVWTLIIQYSIWTILASFGFWENQLKYIVAWLFPKYSIKE; encoded by the coding sequence ATGACCAAACAAGACCTTCAAAAACAAAAATCGAAACGTCTGATTAAAGACCTTAACTATTTAGGTTTAGGCACATGTATTAAGGACTTGAAACAACTGCCAAAATTTTTGAAAATTTTTTTAATTTTTGGGGCTTTTGCGCTGACTTTTTTAAATTTCTATAGTTTTCAAGGATTACAAATTGATGCAAATAGTTTAACTGATGAACAGAAAGTGTTATTAGAAGATGTAATTCATAATTTGGGATCACATTTTACGCCGTTAATTAAATATTCTAACGCTTATGTCTTTGGTTCTGTCATTGGAGCACCCTCACAGGGATTGGCAATCGCCACTGCCATTCTTTATTCGATGAGTGGATTAGCAGCTTTTACAGGGCTTTTATCAGTATCAATGATTGTTTACGGAAAAATGTCACAATTCTTATGAGGCTTAATTAATGGATTTTTTTATTGTATGTTCGCTTTAATAGCAGGATTTATTGGTGATTTTATTATGAATGTTATTTTTATTCTTGGAGCAAGTTTGGGATGGTATTTGTTTAATTATAAGCATAAAAAGCAGTTTACAGTTCGCGGACGCTCACCGATCTATAAAATAACTTTTGTTTTAGTAACAATTTTTGCAGTAGCTTTAATGTCATACTTATGATCATTGGCAATTCCAAAAATTTATGAAGGAACAACAGGTTTAAATTATGATGAACAAATTGGTAAAACACAATTACTGTTTGACTCAATTGGAAATGGTGGAAACTTAGTGGGTTATGGATTTCAGTTAATGAATGTCTCAGAACAATTTTGAATATGAATGTTCTTAAATGTATGAAAAGTTATTCAATATACGCCAGTTTCAAGTTCAGAGTGAGTCTGAACATTAATTATCCAATATTCAATTTGAACAATTTTAGCATCGTTTGGATTTTGAGAAAATCAACTTAAATATATTGTTGCTTGACTATTTCCCAAGTATTCAATAAAAGAATAA
- the hpt gene encoding hypoxanthine phosphoribosyltransferase, giving the protein MQKHPLVKEILFSREQIKNRTSEIAQEIEKFYKTQNLKDNTLLLVGLLKGCIPFYAEFMANFNFECDTDFMVVSSYRGGTKTSGDPKIMLDVNTSLKDRDVLIVEDIIDSGYTLQYVKKYFLNRGAKSVRVLTLLDKPEGRQVVITPDWSCFTIANEFVIGFGLDYQERLRNLPYVAICDTTKLADWKW; this is encoded by the coding sequence ATGCAAAAACACCCATTGGTAAAAGAAATTTTATTTTCAAGAGAACAAATTAAAAATCGAACATCAGAAATTGCTCAAGAAATAGAAAAATTTTATAAAACCCAAAATTTAAAAGACAATACATTGCTGTTAGTTGGATTGTTAAAGGGATGCATTCCGTTTTATGCTGAGTTTATGGCAAACTTTAATTTTGAATGCGATACAGATTTTATGGTTGTATCATCTTATCGCGGAGGAACAAAGACTTCGGGTGATCCCAAAATTATGTTAGATGTGAATACTTCACTAAAAGACCGTGATGTCCTAATTGTAGAAGATATTATTGATTCAGGATATACTTTACAGTATGTTAAAAAATACTTTCTTAATCGTGGAGCTAAAAGCGTTCGTGTTTTAACTTTATTAGATAAGCCAGAAGGGCGTCAAGTTGTAATTACTCCTGATTGAAGTTGCTTTACAATTGCTAATGAATTTGTAATAGGATTTGGATTAGATTATCAAGAACGCTTACGAAATCTGCCATATGTGGCAATTTGTGATACAACAAAGTTAGCTGATTGAAAATGATAA
- the ruvX gene encoding Holliday junction resolvase RuvX yields the protein MVRALGMDIGSKTVGLATSTSLIAQPGPTIRFTEWEFEEGIQKLTKFIEEFQPEVLIFGYPKNMNGSVGERAEMVDYFIEGVKVYNPKYLDSQIIRIDERRTTKMAKSIMIEAGISRDKQKLSKDSLAAQLILEQYLNQQSFSD from the coding sequence ATGGTTAGAGCATTGGGAATGGATATTGGTTCCAAAACAGTTGGATTAGCAACCTCGACAAGCTTAATTGCTCAACCAGGACCAACAATTAGATTTACTGAATGAGAGTTTGAAGAAGGAATTCAAAAGTTAACTAAGTTTATTGAGGAGTTTCAACCTGAAGTATTAATTTTTGGTTATCCTAAAAATATGAATGGTTCAGTCGGTGAACGAGCTGAAATGGTTGATTATTTCATTGAAGGAGTCAAAGTTTACAATCCAAAGTACTTAGATTCACAAATTATTCGCATCGATGAACGTCGAACAACAAAAATGGCAAAATCAATTATGATTGAAGCCGGAATTAGTCGAGACAAGCAAAAATTGTCCAAAGATTCTTTGGCAGCACAACTAATATTAGAACAATATCTTAATCAACAAAGTTTTTCTGATTAA
- a CDS encoding phosphatase PAP2 family protein: MKLHKDRQKFINWLSIAIIAILLLALFLVGTFLDLQIARKVGNPNSFFGVFFDWFGKIIYSLPLFIGIVLTIKSLKEHFNKKIKKFIEYSIYFGFWAIVMTIFLAEGLNKYLNNSVIDDGIIISLVLNSALVSLIFLGVVLYVDTDPEWIIEDRRLIRHVILMIIFIVIVNLSVLILKEIFARPRPQTIFAENSLEEYRPWWKIRYTGKNRSFPSGHVAAASTMLGLTILFDKEDSKGKYLIAHLVGWICILLVGFSRMIMTAHFLSDVVAATIIAFVTLVGVTSLRNKQCKFKCFKLPAKEEKNG; this comes from the coding sequence ATGAAATTACACAAAGATCGCCAAAAGTTTATAAACTGATTATCAATTGCGATTATTGCGATTTTACTGCTGGCATTGTTTTTAGTTGGAACTTTTTTGGATTTACAAATTGCTCGAAAAGTTGGCAATCCAAATAGTTTTTTTGGTGTGTTTTTTGACTGGTTTGGAAAAATTATATATTCCTTACCTCTTTTTATTGGAATAGTACTAACTATTAAAAGTTTAAAAGAACATTTCAATAAAAAAATCAAAAAGTTTATTGAGTACTCAATTTATTTTGGCTTTTGAGCAATAGTTATGACAATTTTTTTGGCAGAAGGTTTAAATAAATACCTTAATAACTCTGTTATTGATGATGGAATTATTATTTCTCTTGTTTTAAATAGCGCGCTAGTAAGTTTAATCTTTTTGGGAGTAGTTTTATATGTTGATACTGATCCAGAATGAATTATTGAAGATCGCCGTCTTATTCGTCATGTAATTCTAATGATTATTTTTATAGTTATCGTTAATCTATCAGTTCTAATTCTTAAAGAAATATTTGCTCGTCCACGTCCGCAAACAATTTTTGCAGAAAATAGTCTTGAAGAGTATCGTCCTTGATGAAAAATTCGCTATACTGGAAAAAATCGCTCATTTCCTTCAGGGCATGTAGCAGCAGCATCAACAATGCTAGGATTAACAATTTTGTTTGATAAAGAAGACTCAAAAGGAAAGTATCTGATTGCCCACTTAGTAGGATGAATTTGTATATTACTTGTTGGATTTTCTCGAATGATAATGACCGCACATTTTTTATCAGACGTTGTAGCAGCGACAATCATTGCTTTTGTGACTTTAGTTGGTGTCACTTCACTAAGAAACAAACAATGCAAATTTAAATGCTTCAAATTGCCCGCTAAAGAGGAAAAAAATGGTTAG